One Faecalispora anaeroviscerum genomic window carries:
- the pyk gene encoding pyruvate kinase, protein MRKTKIICTLGPSTDKEAVLRQLMLSGMDVARLNFSHQSHAEQKVRADMVKKLRQELDLPVALLLDTKGPEVRIKTFSTPQVTLVQGQEFTLTTRQVDGTDQIVSVTFANLPKDVSHGSQILIDDGLIELRVESCTDTDVLCTVVNGGTLSANKGVNVPGIQLSLPFIGEQDQKDISFAVQEDFDFIAASFTRSARDILELRSELEKLNCHSMRIIAKIENREGVNNIDEIIRVADGIMIARGDLGVEIPLEEIPVVQKRLIKKGYNGGMQVITATQMLDSMMKNPRPTRAEATDVANAIYDGTSAIMLSGETAAGKYPIESLKTMSTIAERTERDINYKSRLAQLVGKESPNVTSAISHATCTTAHDLGAVAIITVSKSGRTARMVSKYRPACPIISGTTSETVRRQMNLSWGVIPIMVEEQVNTDKLFDHVVKVSRDRGLVKDGDVVVITAGVPVGFSGTTNLLKVQMVGDILVSGRGVNQGYACGNLCVCQTEEEAWQRFKPGDVLVLPRSTNKLMELIRLSSAIITEQDGLNSHAAIAGMALNKPVIVNAENATQLLKSGTTVTVDAMRGIVYSGIHKQEKH, encoded by the coding sequence GTGAGAAAAACCAAAATCATCTGTACGCTTGGCCCCTCAACCGATAAAGAAGCTGTTCTTCGTCAGCTGATGCTGTCTGGCATGGATGTTGCCCGCCTGAACTTTTCCCACCAATCCCATGCAGAGCAGAAGGTGCGCGCAGATATGGTGAAAAAGCTGCGTCAGGAGCTGGATCTTCCCGTAGCACTGCTGCTTGACACAAAAGGCCCCGAGGTACGCATTAAAACATTTTCCACCCCGCAGGTTACACTGGTGCAGGGCCAGGAATTCACCCTGACCACACGGCAGGTGGACGGAACCGATCAGATCGTCAGCGTCACCTTTGCCAATTTGCCGAAGGATGTATCCCACGGATCTCAGATTCTGATCGACGATGGGTTGATAGAGCTGAGAGTGGAATCCTGTACCGATACCGATGTTTTGTGTACCGTGGTAAACGGCGGCACACTTTCTGCAAACAAGGGCGTGAATGTGCCCGGGATTCAGCTTTCTCTACCGTTTATTGGCGAGCAGGATCAGAAGGACATCTCCTTTGCCGTGCAGGAGGATTTTGATTTTATCGCCGCGTCCTTCACACGCAGCGCCCGCGACATTCTCGAGCTGCGCAGCGAGCTGGAAAAACTAAACTGCCACAGCATGCGCATCATCGCTAAAATTGAAAACCGCGAAGGTGTTAATAATATTGATGAGATCATCCGCGTAGCCGACGGTATTATGATTGCCCGCGGCGATTTGGGGGTAGAGATTCCTCTCGAAGAAATCCCCGTGGTGCAGAAGCGCCTAATCAAAAAAGGCTATAACGGCGGCATGCAGGTCATCACTGCCACCCAGATGCTGGATTCGATGATGAAGAATCCCCGCCCCACCCGTGCGGAAGCCACCGACGTAGCCAATGCCATTTATGACGGCACCAGCGCAATTATGCTTTCGGGTGAAACGGCTGCCGGCAAGTACCCCATTGAATCCTTGAAAACAATGTCTACGATCGCCGAACGCACCGAACGCGATATCAATTATAAATCCCGCCTGGCACAGCTGGTTGGCAAGGAATCCCCGAACGTTACCTCCGCAATCTCCCATGCCACCTGCACCACAGCGCATGATCTCGGCGCCGTAGCGATCATCACGGTTTCGAAATCCGGCAGAACCGCCCGTATGGTTTCGAAATACCGCCCCGCCTGCCCGATTATTTCCGGCACCACCAGTGAAACAGTACGCCGCCAAATGAACCTTTCCTGGGGTGTGATCCCGATTATGGTGGAGGAGCAGGTCAACACCGACAAGCTGTTTGACCATGTGGTGAAGGTTTCGAGAGACCGCGGTCTGGTAAAGGACGGTGACGTTGTCGTAATCACCGCTGGTGTACCCGTAGGCTTTTCCGGCACCACCAATCTGCTGAAGGTGCAGATGGTAGGCGACATCCTTGTTTCGGGGCGCGGAGTCAACCAGGGGTATGCCTGCGGCAACCTGTGTGTGTGCCAGACAGAGGAAGAAGCCTGGCAGCGCTTTAAGCCTGGTGATGTTCTGGTGCTGCCCCGCTCCACCAACAAGCTGATGGAGCTGATTCGTCTGAGCTCCGCGATCATTACCGAGCAGGACGGCCTCAATTCCCACGCGGCGATTGCAGGGATGGCCCTGAACAAGCCAGTAATCGTTAACGCGGAAAATGCCACACAGCTGCTGAAGAGCGGGACCACCGTAACAGTAGATGCCATGCGCGGAATCGTATACAGCGGCATTCACAAGCAGGAAAAACATTAA
- a CDS encoding IMPACT family protein: MTEYKTVSQNACAEFTERRSRFIGYARPVSTEEDAISFLNEIRQKHWDASHNVYAYSLRGGQLRRYSDDGEPQGTAGMPVLEVLQKPGVVDAAVVVTRYFGGVLLGAGGLVRAYSHAASLGIQAAKPIVMRLCWLLRLQCDYSQYGILAALIPECAGVVDESDFTEIVTLRFHMAQDDVPFFRKRLADATGGTVEAEQTGEKYFEWKQEI, encoded by the coding sequence ATGACAGAATACAAAACCGTCAGCCAAAATGCCTGTGCGGAATTTACGGAGCGTCGTTCCCGGTTTATCGGCTATGCAAGGCCGGTTTCCACCGAGGAGGACGCAATTTCTTTCCTGAACGAAATCCGCCAGAAGCATTGGGACGCGTCCCATAACGTGTATGCGTATTCGCTGCGCGGCGGCCAGCTGCGCCGCTATTCTGACGACGGCGAGCCACAGGGAACGGCCGGGATGCCGGTGCTGGAGGTTCTGCAAAAGCCCGGCGTTGTTGATGCAGCCGTTGTGGTAACCCGTTACTTTGGCGGTGTGCTGCTGGGAGCGGGCGGTCTGGTGCGTGCGTATTCCCACGCGGCCTCGCTTGGCATTCAGGCGGCAAAGCCCATTGTTATGCGCCTTTGCTGGCTGCTTCGGCTTCAGTGCGACTATTCCCAGTACGGAATTTTGGCGGCACTGATCCCGGAGTGCGCAGGGGTGGTTGACGAATCGGATTTTACCGAGATTGTCACGCTTCGTTTCCACATGGCGCAGGATGATGTGCCCTTCTTCCGAAAGCGGTTGGCAGATGCCACCGGCGGAACGGTAGAGGCGGAACAAACAGGAGAAAAATATTTTGAGTGGAAGCAGGAGATTTAG
- a CDS encoding deoxyguanosinetriphosphate triphosphohydrolase — MTVRERTELLEEQILSPYATLSKKTQGRDRPEEECEMRTPFQRDRDRIIHCKAFRRLKHKTQVFLSPEGDHYRTRLTHTLEVSQIARTIARGLLLNEDLTEAISLGHDLGHTPFGHAGERVLDQLCEQGFRHNEQSVRVVEKLENEGRGLNLTKEVRDGILCHTSGTQAQTPEGRIVRLADQIAYINHDIDDAVRAGVLTEEDIPGHITSVLGTRKSVRIGTLVKSVIRASEGADIRMEEEILPLFLELRKFMFEQVYFNPYAKKEEEKVPFLITTLFEYAKNPAHLPQDLRETAELEGTERAAADFIAGMTDRYAVVLFQDISVPKSWDH, encoded by the coding sequence ATGACCGTTAGAGAGAGAACCGAGCTGCTAGAAGAGCAAATTTTGTCGCCTTATGCGACATTATCGAAAAAAACACAGGGCCGCGACCGGCCCGAAGAGGAATGCGAGATGCGCACGCCATTTCAGCGTGACCGCGACCGCATCATTCACTGCAAGGCGTTTCGCCGGCTAAAGCACAAAACGCAGGTGTTTTTGTCGCCGGAGGGCGACCATTACCGCACCCGGCTGACCCATACGCTTGAGGTTTCGCAGATTGCGCGCACCATTGCACGGGGGCTGCTGCTCAATGAAGATCTGACCGAAGCGATTTCTCTCGGGCACGATCTGGGACATACTCCGTTCGGTCATGCGGGTGAACGGGTGCTGGATCAGCTGTGTGAGCAGGGCTTCCGTCATAATGAGCAGAGCGTGCGTGTTGTGGAGAAGCTCGAAAACGAGGGCCGGGGCCTGAACCTCACCAAAGAAGTGCGCGACGGGATTCTGTGCCATACCAGCGGTACACAGGCGCAAACACCGGAGGGGCGCATTGTCCGTCTGGCGGACCAAATCGCCTACATCAACCACGATATTGACGACGCGGTGCGCGCGGGCGTTTTGACCGAGGAGGATATTCCCGGACATATTACCAGTGTGCTGGGTACCCGAAAATCGGTGCGCATTGGCACGTTGGTCAAGTCGGTGATCCGAGCGAGCGAAGGAGCAGATATTCGCATGGAGGAAGAGATCCTCCCGCTGTTTCTGGAGCTGCGCAAGTTTATGTTTGAACAGGTCTATTTCAATCCTTATGCCAAAAAGGAAGAGGAAAAGGTTCCTTTTCTAATCACGACGCTGTTTGAATACGCAAAGAACCCCGCGCATTTGCCGCAGGATCTGCGCGAAACAGCGGAGCTGGAGGGAACCGAACGGGCCGCTGCGGATTTTATTGCGGGCATGACCGACCGGTATGCCGTGGTGCTGTTTCAGGACATCAGCGTTCCAAAATCCTGGGACCATTAA
- a CDS encoding M15 family metallopeptidase has product MGLWKRDGRSGSRGNKVLKSQPGWRSVNQVRRLRILMTVVAVVILISVTAGLLLVWHQLHPSLEKELFASSAPEYSEPAQSSVASSAPELLILVNSDRSLAQSVVPDLTKEDGVEVDKRLAAAYEEMKRSAAEDGVTLNITRGYVTAEQQEELYKQKVQELVASGYTQVRAEDTAQSMVERGGHSEYQTGLAVDFELTGGAGGAESKWLLVNSPQYGFVLRYPENKTSVTQRGAEPQHFRYVGQENAQRMRQMGFCLEEYVSYLAKQSKK; this is encoded by the coding sequence GTGGGACTATGGAAAAGAGATGGACGATCCGGCAGTCGTGGAAACAAGGTGCTCAAAAGCCAGCCCGGCTGGCGCAGTGTGAACCAGGTACGGCGGCTTCGAATCCTGATGACCGTTGTCGCGGTGGTCATTCTGATTTCAGTAACGGCGGGGTTGCTGCTTGTCTGGCATCAATTGCATCCGTCTTTGGAAAAGGAGCTTTTTGCTTCCTCGGCGCCGGAATACTCTGAGCCGGCGCAGTCGTCGGTAGCCAGCAGCGCGCCGGAGCTTCTGATTCTCGTCAACAGTGACCGCAGTCTTGCGCAGAGCGTTGTGCCTGATTTGACAAAGGAAGACGGCGTGGAGGTGGATAAGCGCCTGGCCGCGGCGTATGAAGAGATGAAGCGCTCCGCGGCGGAGGACGGCGTTACGCTGAACATTACACGGGGCTATGTCACGGCGGAGCAGCAGGAGGAGCTGTATAAACAGAAGGTGCAGGAGCTGGTGGCTTCGGGCTACACGCAGGTGCGCGCTGAGGATACGGCGCAGTCGATGGTGGAGCGAGGAGGCCACAGTGAATACCAGACCGGCCTTGCGGTGGATTTTGAATTGACCGGAGGAGCTGGCGGAGCGGAATCTAAATGGCTTTTGGTCAACAGCCCGCAATATGGTTTTGTTTTGCGGTATCCCGAAAACAAAACAAGCGTTACGCAGCGAGGCGCGGAGCCGCAGCATTTTCGTTATGTGGGGCAGGAAAACGCCCAGCGCATGCGCCAAATGGGCTTTTGTTTAGAGGAATATGTGTCTTATCTTGCCAAACAATCGAAAAAATAA
- the rpmE gene encoding 50S ribosomal protein L31: MKEAIHPKYQKTTIKCACGNEIETRSTKDNIRVEICSKCHPFFTGKQKLIDTSGRVDTFKKRYGLQEK; encoded by the coding sequence ATGAAGGAAGCAATCCATCCGAAGTACCAGAAGACGACCATTAAATGCGCTTGCGGAAATGAGATCGAGACACGGTCTACCAAAGACAATATCCGCGTTGAAATATGCTCCAAGTGCCATCCGTTCTTCACCGGCAAACAGAAGCTGATTGATACAAGCGGTCGCGTAGACACATTTAAAAAGCGTTACGGTCTTCAGGAGAAATAA
- a CDS encoding RrF2 family transcriptional regulator encodes MHMTLETDYAVRIVDFLAASNQKADARSISEGTCVPPRFALKILRKLVSDGIVQSYKGAHGGYTLARPGSQITLREVIESVEGPYMISRCQQDEYACTHLACRYHRIYAEISESVRKQLDSYTFSQVEPCGAACKSPLFGEKQKK; translated from the coding sequence ATGCACATGACATTAGAAACGGACTATGCGGTTAGAATTGTGGATTTTCTGGCGGCATCCAATCAAAAGGCCGATGCACGCAGCATTTCGGAGGGGACGTGTGTTCCGCCTAGATTCGCGCTGAAGATTCTGCGTAAGCTGGTTTCCGACGGGATCGTTCAGTCCTATAAAGGAGCGCACGGCGGGTATACGCTGGCCCGTCCCGGCAGTCAGATTACCCTGCGCGAAGTGATTGAGTCGGTGGAAGGCCCTTACATGATCAGCCGGTGCCAGCAGGATGAATATGCCTGCACGCATCTGGCCTGCCGGTATCACCGCATCTATGCCGAAATTTCGGAGTCGGTGCGCAAGCAGCTGGATTCATACACCTTTTCTCAGGTGGAGCCATGTGGAGCGGCCTGTAAATCTCCCTTGTTTGGTGAGAAGCAGAAAAAATGA
- the hydG gene encoding [FeFe] hydrogenase H-cluster radical SAM maturase HydG, which translates to MQLDHDLIYQLLEQAKSSTHEQREAAVCRAENGETLDYLDIALLLEITEPELLERIYRTAGDIKKKIYGNRVVLFAPLYVSNYCVNNCVYCGFQRCNEMPRRRLTREEIQQEVRVLERMGHKRLALEAGEDPQNCDLQYILDALDAIYDTKLDNGSIRRVNVNIAATTVEEYRMLHEKGIGTYILFQETYHKPTYEAMHPHCRKSNYDYHLTAFDRAMEAGIEDVGAGVLFGLYDPKFEVLGLMMHNAHLEERFGVGFHTISMPRLKQAEGMSLKDFPHLVDDDTFKHLVAILRIAVPYTGIIMSTRESAEMRDEVLRYGVSQISAGSNTEIGGYKQEEDSPHEAVSGQFQLSDERRPLEVIKTLIENGYIPSYCTACYRQGRTGDRFMQLAKSGTIQNTCTPNALMTLLEYMLDYGDPELTEMGGHLLENELNKIENPNVQRIVRRNIERMRAGERDLFL; encoded by the coding sequence ATGCAGTTGGATCATGACCTAATCTATCAATTACTGGAGCAGGCAAAAAGCAGTACCCATGAACAGCGCGAAGCCGCCGTTTGCCGTGCGGAAAACGGAGAAACCTTGGATTATCTGGATATCGCGCTGCTGCTTGAAATCACCGAGCCGGAGCTTTTAGAGCGGATTTATCGCACCGCCGGGGACATCAAGAAAAAAATCTACGGCAACCGGGTGGTACTGTTTGCACCGCTGTATGTTTCGAATTACTGTGTGAATAACTGCGTTTACTGCGGCTTTCAGCGCTGCAACGAGATGCCGCGCCGCCGCCTGACCCGCGAGGAAATTCAGCAGGAGGTTCGCGTACTGGAGCGCATGGGCCACAAGCGCCTTGCTCTTGAGGCTGGAGAAGACCCTCAAAACTGTGATCTTCAGTACATTCTGGACGCGCTCGACGCCATCTACGACACGAAGCTCGACAACGGCAGCATCCGCCGCGTCAACGTCAATATTGCCGCCACCACGGTGGAGGAATACCGGATGCTCCACGAAAAGGGCATCGGCACTTACATTCTGTTCCAGGAAACCTACCATAAGCCCACCTATGAGGCAATGCATCCCCACTGTCGCAAGAGCAATTACGACTACCACCTGACCGCGTTCGACCGCGCGATGGAAGCGGGGATTGAGGATGTGGGCGCGGGCGTGCTGTTCGGCCTGTATGACCCCAAATTTGAGGTGCTCGGCCTGATGATGCACAACGCACATTTGGAAGAACGCTTCGGCGTGGGCTTCCACACGATCTCCATGCCTCGCTTAAAGCAGGCCGAGGGCATGAGCCTGAAGGATTTTCCGCATCTGGTGGATGATGATACCTTTAAGCATCTGGTAGCTATTCTGCGGATCGCCGTGCCCTACACCGGCATTATCATGTCTACACGCGAATCGGCAGAAATGCGTGACGAGGTGCTGCGCTACGGGGTGTCGCAGATCAGCGCCGGTTCCAACACCGAAATCGGCGGGTACAAGCAGGAAGAGGATTCCCCGCACGAGGCGGTATCAGGCCAGTTCCAGCTTTCGGATGAGCGCCGCCCGCTCGAGGTGATTAAGACCCTGATTGAAAACGGGTATATTCCCAGTTATTGTACCGCCTGCTACCGGCAGGGCCGCACCGGCGACCGCTTTATGCAGCTGGCGAAAAGCGGAACCATTCAGAACACCTGTACTCCCAACGCGCTGATGACGCTGTTGGAGTACATGCTCGATTACGGCGACCCGGAGCTGACCGAAATGGGAGGGCATCTGCTGGAGAACGAGCTGAACAAAATCGAAAACCCGAATGTGCAGAGAATCGTACGCCGGAACATTGAGCGCATGCGTGCCGGGGAACGGGACCTGTTCCTGTAA
- the dnaG gene encoding DNA primase codes for MALPDDFLQELKSRSDIADVVSSYVSLRHSGRTLSGLCPFHSEKTPSFHVYPENGSFYCFGCGAGGDVITFIRQIENLDYMEAVRLLAQRAGISVPESEADQGLARARGRILEINRETARFYHSQLLSEQGASGRDYLLGRSLTPQTIRHFGLGYAPDSRFALVNTLSGKGYTPEELLQANVAIRASTGRVMDRFFARVMYPIIDLRGNVIAFGGRILGDGKPKYLNTSDTLVFHKSTGLFAMNFAKNNAKDGLILAEGYMDVIALHQAGFQNAIATLGTALTTEQARLLARYTGEVFLCYDSDEAGQKASSRAIPLLREAGLTVRVLSLSSGKDPDEFMRSYGEQGPARFRQLMESSGNDVEYRLQKLRAGHNLQTSDGKVAYLTGAAELLATLDSRMEQEIYAGRLAEEIGIERSSILMQVEKNTKKRRKDKDRRQFRAFQQQTAGIRDTVNPEKSRHLRAANAEEALIVYLMQHPDAAKTLEAALPPENFVTMFNRRLYTVILGKIKDGKACGLTDLAGEFSVEEISSVAKMLADYHQVNVTAQDAKEYRNVILQERTKLDPQDVGSAAPQDIRDYLQRLREQKK; via the coding sequence TTGGCACTGCCGGATGATTTTTTACAGGAGCTGAAAAGCCGCAGCGATATTGCCGACGTGGTTTCATCCTATGTCAGCCTGCGGCACAGCGGCAGAACCCTTTCCGGGCTTTGCCCATTTCACAGCGAAAAGACACCGTCGTTTCACGTTTACCCCGAAAACGGTTCGTTTTACTGCTTCGGGTGCGGTGCGGGCGGAGATGTGATCACGTTTATCCGCCAAATTGAAAATCTGGATTACATGGAAGCGGTTCGGCTTCTGGCGCAGCGGGCCGGCATTTCCGTGCCGGAAAGCGAAGCGGATCAGGGGTTGGCCAGAGCCAGGGGCCGCATTCTCGAGATCAACCGTGAGACCGCGCGGTTTTACCATTCCCAGCTGCTGAGCGAGCAGGGCGCGTCGGGGCGGGATTATTTGCTGGGGCGCAGCTTGACCCCGCAGACCATCCGCCATTTCGGGCTTGGGTATGCGCCGGATTCGCGCTTTGCGCTGGTTAATACCCTGAGCGGCAAGGGCTATACGCCCGAAGAGCTGTTACAAGCCAATGTCGCTATTCGGGCCTCCACAGGCAGGGTGATGGATCGTTTCTTTGCCCGGGTGATGTACCCGATCATCGACCTGCGCGGGAACGTAATTGCGTTTGGCGGGCGAATACTGGGGGATGGAAAGCCGAAATATCTCAACACGTCTGATACGCTCGTTTTCCACAAAAGCACCGGGCTGTTCGCGATGAATTTCGCAAAGAACAACGCGAAGGACGGCCTGATTTTGGCCGAGGGCTACATGGACGTGATCGCGCTGCATCAGGCTGGCTTTCAGAATGCGATTGCCACGCTTGGCACAGCGCTGACGACGGAGCAGGCGCGGCTTTTGGCGCGCTACACGGGAGAGGTCTTTCTGTGCTACGATTCGGACGAAGCCGGCCAGAAGGCCAGCTCACGCGCGATTCCGCTTTTGCGGGAAGCGGGGTTGACGGTGCGGGTACTCAGCCTTTCTTCGGGCAAAGACCCGGACGAATTCATGCGTTCCTACGGTGAGCAGGGGCCGGCGCGGTTCCGCCAGCTGATGGAAAGCAGCGGAAACGATGTGGAGTATCGCTTGCAAAAGCTGCGAGCGGGACATAACCTGCAAACGTCTGACGGAAAGGTGGCTTACCTGACCGGTGCGGCAGAGCTTCTGGCTACGCTCGACAGCCGCATGGAACAGGAGATTTACGCAGGCCGCCTGGCGGAGGAAATCGGGATCGAGCGATCGTCCATTCTGATGCAGGTGGAAAAAAATACAAAAAAGCGACGAAAAGACAAGGACCGGCGGCAGTTCCGGGCGTTTCAACAGCAGACGGCGGGAATCCGCGACACCGTGAATCCGGAAAAAAGCCGGCATTTGCGTGCGGCCAACGCGGAGGAAGCGTTGATCGTCTATCTGATGCAGCATCCGGACGCGGCAAAAACGCTGGAAGCGGCTCTGCCGCCCGAAAATTTCGTTACCATGTTCAATCGTCGATTATATACGGTCATTCTGGGGAAGATTAAGGATGGCAAGGCATGCGGCCTTACAGACCTTGCGGGAGAATTCTCTGTGGAAGAGATTTCTTCTGTTGCGAAAATGCTGGCAGATTACCATCAGGTCAATGTGACTGCTCAGGACGCAAAGGAGTACCGGAATGTGATTTTACAGGAGCGCACAAAGCTGGATCCGCAGGACGTTGGTTCGGCGGCTCCGCAAGACATTCGGGACTATCTGCAAAGATTAAGGGAGCAGAAAAAATAG
- the rpoD gene encoding RNA polymerase sigma factor RpoD has translation METPDKKTVIRDLIELGKSKGQLSTKEILDALGELDFDPEQIEKFYDTLESQGVEIIEDFANIPLEGLEIPSSSDSEDVESALVTEGIAIDDPVKVYLKEIGRVPLLSPEEEIDLAIRISNGDEAAKKRLSEANLRLVVSIAKRYLGRGMQFLDLIQEGNLGLIKAVEKFDYTKGFKFSTYATWWIRQAITRAIADQARTIRIPVHMVETINKVKKVSSQLLHSNGHEPTADEVSLELDMPVDKVREIMRVAQEPVSLETPIGEEEDSHLGDFIPDDEAPAPADAASHTLLREQLGEVLDTLTPREEKVLRLRFGLEDGRSRTLEEVGKEFNVTRERIRQIEAKALRKLRHPSRSKKLKDFLD, from the coding sequence ATGGAAACGCCTGATAAGAAAACAGTCATCAGAGATCTGATCGAGCTGGGGAAAAGCAAGGGACAGCTTTCAACCAAAGAAATTCTGGATGCTCTCGGTGAGCTTGATTTTGATCCGGAGCAAATAGAAAAGTTTTACGATACGCTTGAAAGCCAGGGCGTCGAGATCATAGAGGATTTTGCCAACATCCCGCTCGAGGGGCTCGAGATTCCCTCGAGCAGTGACAGCGAAGATGTGGAGTCGGCTTTGGTCACAGAGGGAATCGCCATCGACGACCCGGTGAAGGTGTACCTCAAAGAGATTGGCCGCGTTCCGCTCCTCTCCCCCGAAGAGGAGATCGACCTGGCTATCCGTATTTCAAACGGAGACGAAGCGGCAAAGAAGCGTCTGTCCGAAGCGAACCTTCGTCTGGTGGTCAGCATTGCCAAGCGTTACCTTGGCCGCGGAATGCAGTTCCTCGACTTGATTCAGGAGGGAAACCTCGGCCTCATCAAGGCAGTGGAAAAATTCGATTATACCAAGGGCTTTAAATTTTCTACCTATGCAACCTGGTGGATTCGTCAGGCCATTACCCGCGCAATCGCCGATCAGGCGCGAACCATCCGTATCCCGGTTCATATGGTCGAAACGATCAATAAAGTGAAAAAGGTATCGAGTCAGCTTCTGCACAGCAACGGCCACGAGCCGACTGCAGACGAGGTTTCTCTCGAGCTGGACATGCCGGTGGATAAGGTTCGCGAAATCATGCGGGTGGCACAGGAGCCGGTTTCGCTCGAAACCCCGATCGGTGAGGAAGAAGACAGCCATCTCGGCGACTTCATCCCCGACGATGAAGCTCCCGCTCCGGCGGATGCCGCCTCTCACACGCTGCTGCGTGAGCAGCTGGGCGAGGTGCTCGACACCCTCACCCCCAGAGAAGAAAAGGTGCTTCGTCTGCGGTTTGGCCTGGAAGACGGCCGTTCCCGCACGCTGGAGGAAGTGGGAAAGGAGTTTAACGTGACCCGTGAGCGCATTCGCCAGATCGAGGCTAAGGCGCTGCGCAAGCTCCGTCATCCCAGCCGCAGCAAGAAGCTGAAGGACTTCCTGGATTAA